The Actinomycetota bacterium genome includes a window with the following:
- the hemC gene encoding hydroxymethylbilane synthase, protein MPRSVLRVGTRGSALALAQAETVRRAVGSVITHRNFELVPMTTKGDQLEGDLAPLGGKGLFVTEIEEALASGKIDLAVHSAKDLPAASAPGVLLGCVPKREDPRDALLTRSGGGLASLQSGSTIGTASLRRRTQILALGRGFVPVPMRGNVDTRLRKLSNGEAHALIVALAGLKRMGRADRVVEVLSIDVMLPAPGQGALAVQCRANDKMMKAALAQLEDPASRRALEAERAFMIALGGDCNVPLAALAETTPERIRLRGLVGSLDGKRIITDQVEGVDPEKTGLELAERLRARGADEIIAEVR, encoded by the coding sequence ATGCCCCGAAGTGTCCTCAGGGTCGGAACTCGCGGAAGTGCGCTCGCCTTGGCCCAGGCCGAAACCGTGCGTCGCGCGGTTGGGTCGGTGATCACTCATCGCAACTTCGAGTTGGTCCCGATGACGACCAAAGGAGACCAACTCGAAGGAGATCTCGCGCCGCTCGGAGGCAAGGGGCTGTTCGTCACCGAGATCGAGGAGGCCCTCGCGTCCGGGAAGATCGACCTTGCGGTTCACAGCGCGAAGGACTTGCCTGCAGCGTCTGCCCCGGGTGTCTTGCTGGGGTGCGTTCCCAAGCGTGAGGACCCCCGCGACGCATTGCTGACGCGCTCCGGCGGAGGCCTCGCGTCGCTGCAGTCGGGCTCTACGATCGGGACGGCGTCGCTGCGTCGTCGCACGCAGATCCTCGCGCTCGGAAGGGGATTCGTTCCGGTTCCGATGCGTGGCAACGTCGACACGCGGCTGCGCAAGTTGTCCAACGGAGAGGCGCATGCGCTGATCGTTGCGCTGGCCGGTCTCAAGCGAATGGGGCGGGCGGACCGCGTCGTCGAGGTTCTCTCGATCGACGTGATGCTTCCCGCGCCGGGTCAGGGTGCGCTTGCGGTGCAGTGTCGTGCGAACGACAAGATGATGAAAGCGGCGCTCGCGCAGCTTGAAGACCCAGCGTCTCGCCGGGCATTGGAGGCAGAGCGCGCGTTCATGATTGCGCTTGGTGGGGACTGTAACGTCCCGCTGGCCGCCCTCGCAGAGACGACTCCGGAGCGGATTCGGCTGCGGGGTCTGGTCGGCTCCTTGGATGGAAAGCGCATCATCACCGACCAGGTCGAGGGCGTGGATCCGGAGAAGACCGGTCTGGAGTTGGCCGAGCGATTGCGCGCGCGCGGTGCGGACGAGATCATCGCGGAGGTTCGCTGA